One region of Arthrobacter sp. StoSoilB22 genomic DNA includes:
- a CDS encoding AI-2E family transporter: protein MTRLKAFPLLEGGPFRFGLIAALGVLVALALGSAVITLRYSLTLIFAALFISLGLYPLVRWLERWKFSRGGAVLAVAVGFLLLVAVLIRFIVPILVEEGAALVSLLPSSFEAVSEQEWFLEFNGTLGGALTPLLEWLETSAADPNVWLAIGGGAVQVGYNVVNGTFAVIFVVVLTLYFVAGHEMMKASLYSLVPASRRESFAEITDTIVASVGKYLSGMSVLALFNALFTFILLSVAGVRYAAVLAVLAFPITLIPLVGSAISTAIITVVSLFTSPSTALVVFLVMLAYMQVEAYVLTPRIVGKAISIPGSLVLIGAMVGGTLLGLLGALIACPTTASILLIIKKVVIPQQNAK, encoded by the coding sequence ATGACGCGATTGAAGGCATTCCCCCTGTTGGAAGGCGGACCGTTCCGCTTCGGCCTCATCGCGGCGCTCGGTGTACTGGTAGCCCTGGCTTTGGGCTCCGCAGTCATCACATTGCGGTATTCGCTGACCTTGATCTTTGCCGCATTGTTCATCTCCCTGGGCCTCTATCCCCTGGTTCGTTGGCTGGAACGGTGGAAATTCTCCCGCGGCGGCGCAGTCCTTGCCGTGGCGGTTGGCTTCCTGCTGCTGGTGGCCGTGCTGATACGGTTCATCGTCCCCATCCTGGTGGAGGAAGGCGCAGCGCTGGTCAGTTTGCTGCCATCCAGTTTCGAAGCAGTCAGTGAACAGGAATGGTTCCTGGAATTTAACGGAACTTTGGGAGGAGCGCTGACCCCGCTCTTGGAGTGGCTGGAAACCTCGGCGGCGGATCCCAATGTGTGGCTCGCCATTGGCGGGGGTGCCGTGCAGGTGGGCTACAACGTGGTGAATGGCACCTTCGCCGTAATTTTTGTTGTTGTCCTGACCCTCTATTTTGTGGCGGGGCACGAAATGATGAAAGCCAGCCTTTACTCCCTGGTTCCCGCATCACGACGGGAATCATTCGCGGAGATAACCGACACAATTGTTGCTTCGGTGGGTAAATACCTCAGCGGCATGTCCGTCCTTGCGTTGTTCAATGCGCTCTTCACCTTCATTCTCCTGTCTGTTGCAGGAGTCAGGTACGCGGCGGTCCTCGCTGTCCTGGCGTTCCCCATCACCCTCATACCTTTAGTGGGCAGCGCCATCAGCACGGCAATCATTACCGTGGTGTCACTTTTCACCTCTCCCTCGACGGCCCTTGTGGTCTTCCTCGTCATGCTGGCGTACATGCAGGTGGAGGCCTACGTTCTCACACCACGCATAGTGGGAAAGGCGATCAGCATCCCAGGCTCCCTGGTCCTCATTGGCGCGATGGTGGGCGGGACGCTCCTGGGCCTGCTGGGGGCGCTGATAGCGTGCCCCACCACGGCCTCTATTCTGCTGATCATCAAAAAGGTGGTCATACCGCAGCAGAACGCCAAGTAG
- the cls gene encoding cardiolipin synthase, which produces MQGLLNDADAVAWILLALHIVLGSIAAVMVSANRRPSSAIAWVLAIIFIPYLGMVAFLLVGRGKLPKARRDKQRAVNELMLARTPGLSAVSHSEDWPAWLRSAVELNLRLGALPMVGGNRAELLEDYKGCFDRMIEDIDAATEYVHVEFYILALDPTTEPFFEAMARACRRGVPVRVLFDHLAAVRDPTYRDMLSAFDGMGAEWHAMLPLRPFKGQWQRPDLRNHRKLVVVDGSVGYTGSQNLIDASYNKKSNIKRGLQWHELMVRLEGPVVRELDAVFVTDWYSESETLLPLDTSPVVLGSAPELIDAQVLPSGPSFDNDNNLKLYTTLIYKAEHRVSITSPYFVPDEAIQLAIITAASRGLNVELFVSEVGDQAMVYHAQRSYYEVLLRAGVRIYLYKAPQVLHAKHFTVDYDVAVIGSSNMDVRSFSLNMEVSVLVHGRSIVDQMRAVEDSYRAASTELLLEDWLRRPVGHKALDNLARLTSSLQ; this is translated from the coding sequence ATGCAAGGACTACTGAACGACGCCGATGCTGTCGCCTGGATCTTGTTGGCGCTCCACATTGTGCTCGGATCAATCGCGGCAGTGATGGTCTCCGCAAACAGGCGGCCGTCCTCTGCCATTGCCTGGGTGCTGGCGATCATCTTCATCCCCTACTTGGGAATGGTGGCATTCCTGCTGGTGGGCCGCGGCAAACTTCCCAAGGCCAGGCGCGATAAGCAGCGCGCCGTCAACGAGCTCATGCTGGCACGGACGCCCGGCCTCTCAGCAGTGAGCCACAGTGAGGACTGGCCCGCCTGGCTGCGCTCCGCCGTCGAACTTAACCTCCGGCTGGGCGCGCTGCCCATGGTGGGCGGCAACCGGGCCGAATTACTGGAGGACTACAAGGGATGTTTTGATCGCATGATCGAGGACATCGATGCCGCCACGGAGTACGTGCACGTGGAGTTCTACATCTTGGCCTTGGACCCCACAACTGAGCCGTTCTTCGAGGCCATGGCCAGGGCTTGCCGGCGGGGAGTTCCGGTCCGCGTCCTCTTCGACCATTTGGCAGCGGTCCGCGACCCCACGTATCGGGACATGCTGAGCGCTTTTGATGGGATGGGCGCCGAATGGCATGCCATGCTCCCCTTGCGTCCTTTCAAAGGACAGTGGCAGCGCCCGGATCTGCGCAATCATCGCAAGCTGGTGGTAGTGGACGGCAGCGTGGGATACACGGGCTCGCAAAACCTCATAGATGCGTCCTATAACAAGAAAAGCAACATCAAGCGGGGCCTCCAATGGCACGAATTGATGGTGCGGTTGGAAGGCCCCGTGGTGCGGGAACTGGACGCAGTGTTCGTCACTGACTGGTACAGCGAATCCGAGACACTGCTGCCGTTGGACACTTCGCCGGTGGTCCTTGGTTCCGCACCCGAGCTCATCGACGCACAGGTCCTTCCCAGTGGCCCCAGCTTCGACAATGACAACAACCTCAAGCTCTACACCACACTCATCTACAAGGCCGAGCACCGCGTCAGCATCACCAGCCCATACTTCGTACCGGACGAGGCCATCCAGTTGGCCATCATCACAGCAGCGTCCCGTGGCCTCAACGTGGAGCTCTTCGTCTCGGAAGTGGGCGACCAAGCCATGGTCTACCACGCACAGCGTTCCTACTACGAGGTTCTACTGCGGGCAGGCGTCCGAATTTACCTGTACAAGGCCCCGCAAGTCCTGCATGCCAAGCACTTCACCGTGGACTACGACGTCGCTGTGATCGGCTCGAGCAATATGGATGTCCGATCCTTCAGCCTCAACATGGAAGTTTCCGTACTGGTTCATGGACGCTCAATAGTCGACCAAATGCGGGCAGTCGAGGACAGCTACCGCGCGGCCAGCACGGAGTTGCTGCTGGAGGACTGGCTCCGCCGGCCAGTAGGCCACAAGGCACTGGATAACCTGGCGCGGTTGACGTCCTCGCTTCAGTAG
- a CDS encoding VTT domain-containing protein has translation MILAAVRRLEKARERGFTMQFFKDIMSAADSGWVYPLGAIFVALSAIFPPIPTTSLFVALGALAATDNLPNAFLLFAAMLAGAVAGDVGAYELVRRRDMANWRMLQGPRPQKALHASRERLAKHAASWVLTSRFVPMGRLTMNVASAITPVPRGRFVLYSVVAGIVWSAYSVGIGALSGLLPGLSTEFAVVIAIAFSLLLGRAISAGVTWYLQLDD, from the coding sequence ATGATCTTGGCGGCCGTGAGACGCTTGGAGAAGGCCCGCGAGAGGGGTTTCACCATGCAGTTTTTCAAGGACATCATGAGTGCCGCGGACTCCGGGTGGGTCTACCCGCTTGGGGCGATCTTTGTTGCGCTCTCGGCCATCTTCCCACCAATTCCCACCACGTCATTGTTCGTGGCCTTGGGCGCACTAGCAGCCACGGATAACCTCCCCAACGCGTTCCTGTTGTTCGCAGCCATGCTCGCCGGTGCCGTGGCCGGCGACGTGGGCGCCTACGAATTGGTCCGTCGCCGGGATATGGCCAACTGGAGGATGCTTCAGGGTCCCCGCCCCCAGAAGGCTCTGCACGCATCCCGGGAACGCTTGGCCAAGCATGCGGCCTCGTGGGTCCTGACGTCCAGGTTCGTGCCTATGGGGCGGCTGACCATGAACGTGGCCAGCGCGATCACCCCGGTTCCACGGGGGAGGTTCGTCCTGTATTCGGTGGTGGCAGGCATCGTGTGGTCCGCATACTCCGTGGGTATTGGTGCCCTCTCCGGGCTCCTGCCCGGGCTTTCCACTGAGTTCGCCGTGGTGATTGCCATAGCGTTCTCATTGCTTCTGGGCCGGGCCATCAGCGCTGGAGTGACCTGGTATCTGCAGTTGGATGACTAA
- a CDS encoding LuxR C-terminal-related transcriptional regulator → MDDLGGTRPDLLSPKPTAVPRPPLALMARPRLVAKLDCTASTVLICAPAGYGKTVLLSQWLDGQLHDVAWLGPDQHNREALWPAILGALRRCPAVPPRALEQFSGAEDCAVDVLGDLAQVLTASGTTIRLVIDGVDGFAPVERDYWIPALLNQAGLPLQLVLAFRDNSAVDPGPARLSGRVIELGAKDLAFTVNDINVLAARTTTLVGVQQLPELFRQTQGWPACVVLALRYLREAANPDAALGDLAANDRQLSDYLDHQILSALSREERHVLSSSSVCREVVAAQANILAGNTNAGCILSRLADDKGIVESSGIGRNVFLVHPLIRGYFKARLARKHPDELLRFSRIAARWHECAGEPVAALRHAMDSADNDLIIDVLERHGAALLGSGEVVHVRRAIAALPDALFAVNPKLCVVAALAYVESRQPTTATRYLAAANRHRTAEPPAELRELQALAKARLSWFSDAWESHDPQATVDHAALRFSGHSDVRNEARMVTVTAALVEGSYGIAENEASAALIEASEAGNAYLAGKVYLKLAAMYSLQGQLRRAGEVLRLSEEKLPRQLWTAGAGRSAGALMHASAALLRAEPNKALQFAAAGLSELGQLGSSSTGVGGAMRATLEIITACAHLDSGNRRNALGDLRQARLRISRDHVFARPLAASIAVIEHTAALAFGHADQAREVLEWAEERIPGTGELCLLRAQGPAGISRFDAASDRLRPLHAGTITPLLEWTRLHVTVLECSMALRTGRRTLAGKLLEEALHTAAELDVLRPLAIAPREVMDFLVERVGAYGPREALAQRLLTLRPPTDTRQAQSLTPREREVLALLPSHLSQEQMAAELHLSVNTVKTHIRIIYSKLGAGSRHDAVAAAYKTGYLP, encoded by the coding sequence GTGGACGACCTAGGTGGTACCCGCCCGGACCTCTTAAGCCCGAAGCCAACTGCGGTCCCACGGCCGCCCTTGGCATTGATGGCACGCCCCCGACTCGTGGCCAAGCTTGATTGCACGGCCAGCACCGTGCTGATCTGCGCCCCCGCAGGGTACGGAAAAACAGTGCTCTTGAGCCAGTGGCTGGACGGTCAGTTGCACGACGTCGCGTGGCTCGGCCCCGACCAACACAACAGGGAAGCCCTATGGCCCGCCATATTGGGAGCGCTCCGGCGATGCCCTGCCGTTCCACCGCGCGCTTTGGAGCAATTTTCCGGAGCCGAAGACTGTGCTGTGGACGTCCTGGGAGATCTTGCCCAAGTACTGACTGCATCCGGCACCACCATTCGTCTGGTGATCGACGGCGTGGACGGCTTTGCTCCGGTTGAACGAGATTACTGGATACCCGCATTGCTCAACCAAGCGGGCCTGCCCCTTCAACTGGTCCTTGCTTTCCGGGACAACTCTGCGGTTGACCCGGGACCTGCCCGGCTGAGCGGACGCGTCATTGAGTTGGGCGCGAAAGACCTGGCTTTCACTGTGAACGACATCAACGTACTGGCAGCAAGGACAACCACCCTGGTGGGGGTGCAGCAACTGCCTGAGCTTTTCAGGCAGACCCAGGGGTGGCCGGCCTGTGTGGTCCTCGCCTTGCGTTATCTTCGCGAGGCTGCCAATCCGGACGCCGCTCTGGGAGACCTCGCTGCCAACGACCGGCAGCTCTCCGATTACCTGGACCACCAGATACTCAGTGCTCTTTCCCGTGAGGAACGGCATGTACTGTCCAGCTCCAGCGTGTGCCGCGAGGTGGTTGCGGCACAGGCCAACATCCTTGCTGGTAACACGAACGCCGGCTGCATCCTCTCGCGCCTGGCCGATGACAAGGGAATCGTTGAGTCGTCAGGCATCGGGCGGAATGTCTTCCTGGTCCACCCTCTGATCCGCGGCTATTTCAAAGCCAGGCTGGCCCGGAAGCACCCCGACGAACTGCTGCGCTTCAGCCGGATTGCTGCGCGGTGGCATGAGTGTGCCGGCGAGCCTGTTGCGGCGCTCAGGCACGCCATGGACTCCGCGGACAATGATTTGATCATCGACGTCCTTGAACGGCATGGCGCGGCGCTCTTGGGATCGGGTGAAGTGGTGCACGTCCGCCGTGCGATTGCTGCTTTGCCTGACGCCCTCTTCGCTGTGAATCCCAAACTCTGCGTGGTTGCCGCACTGGCCTATGTTGAAAGCCGTCAGCCCACCACCGCTACCCGTTATTTAGCTGCGGCTAACCGGCATCGGACTGCCGAACCTCCTGCCGAACTCCGAGAGCTGCAGGCTCTGGCAAAAGCGCGACTTTCCTGGTTCAGCGACGCGTGGGAGAGCCATGACCCGCAGGCCACCGTGGACCACGCTGCGCTCCGTTTCTCGGGGCACAGCGACGTCCGTAACGAGGCGAGGATGGTTACGGTCACTGCGGCGTTGGTGGAAGGCAGCTATGGGATTGCCGAGAACGAAGCTTCCGCAGCCCTCATCGAAGCCAGCGAGGCAGGCAACGCTTACCTCGCCGGCAAGGTCTATCTCAAACTGGCAGCCATGTATTCGCTGCAAGGCCAGCTCCGCCGTGCCGGTGAAGTTCTGCGGCTCTCAGAGGAAAAGCTGCCGAGACAACTGTGGACGGCCGGCGCCGGAAGGTCTGCTGGCGCACTCATGCATGCCTCGGCCGCGCTCCTCCGTGCTGAACCGAACAAGGCCCTGCAGTTTGCCGCGGCAGGCCTTTCCGAACTCGGACAACTCGGGTCTTCCTCCACGGGAGTCGGGGGTGCCATGCGAGCCACGCTGGAGATCATTACAGCATGCGCGCACTTGGATTCCGGGAACAGGCGCAACGCCCTTGGCGACCTGCGGCAAGCCAGGCTGCGGATCAGCAGGGACCATGTCTTTGCCCGGCCGCTGGCTGCCAGCATCGCTGTGATAGAGCACACCGCTGCACTGGCATTTGGCCATGCCGACCAAGCCCGTGAGGTGTTGGAATGGGCGGAAGAGCGAATTCCAGGAACGGGTGAACTTTGCCTCCTGCGTGCTCAGGGGCCAGCCGGGATCAGCCGCTTCGACGCTGCTTCGGACCGCCTCAGGCCATTGCACGCCGGCACAATAACGCCGCTGCTGGAATGGACCAGGCTCCACGTGACCGTTCTGGAATGCTCCATGGCCCTACGAACCGGACGACGCACACTGGCCGGCAAACTCCTGGAAGAAGCCCTCCACACGGCAGCCGAACTGGACGTCCTCCGACCCCTGGCCATCGCTCCCCGGGAAGTGATGGACTTCCTGGTGGAAAGGGTAGGCGCCTATGGGCCGCGAGAGGCCCTGGCCCAGCGGCTGCTGACTTTACGGCCGCCCACTGACACCCGGCAAGCGCAGTCGTTGACTCCCCGGGAACGGGAGGTCCTCGCTCTCCTTCCATCGCATTTGTCGCAGGAACAGATGGCAGCGGAACTCCACTTGTCCGTGAACACGGTGAAGACTCACATTCGCATTATCTATTCGAAGCTGGGGGCCGGTTCACGGCATGACGCGGTGGCAGCGGCCTATAAGACCGGATATTTACCCTAG
- a CDS encoding SLC13 family permease — MTDVALTLLVLVVVIAAFVWNRLPVEVVALGAALALYGTGIVGLDDTFAGFGSGTVVLIAALFVVAEAIDAAGVTTWLGSLLIRFSGTSRTRLMVLMMVLTALLTALISVNGAVAALLPMVVVLAVRLGRRPSELLMPMAFAAHAGSLLILTGSPVNILILNAALDTTGTGIGFFEFGLVGLPLLLGTIGLTLWLGPRLLPTRTPEALPKDLGSHGETLMNHYLDGDGLSRLSIPAGSALVGQPVACLQDEHDGGHLHLISVQDPAGKPSGSDVFEGGDEIVVRGGQQTINALAARYGLKQDDDATCGLISSSYGVAEVVVAPRSNLVGTEAYPGMVTESGDLVVLAHHHPGEPESSGRTLITAGDRLLLQGTWSALDQHTVDHNVLLVDSPDTIRRQTVPLGPRATPALIVVGVMVVLLATNLVPAPVAALLAALAMVVLRVVTVQQAHRSMAWTTLILVAGMIPLSTAITSTGTAEILAEGMVSVVGDGGPLLLLVGLFVVTAVLGQLISNTATALIIIPIALSVAQESSINPYAVLMCVSVASSAALLTPVATPANMMIMQPAGYRFGDYWKFGLAIMALYAAVAILLVPVIWPLQN; from the coding sequence ATGACAGACGTCGCCCTCACGTTGCTGGTGCTCGTCGTGGTGATTGCGGCGTTCGTGTGGAACCGCCTGCCGGTTGAGGTAGTGGCACTCGGAGCGGCCTTGGCCTTGTATGGCACCGGCATTGTGGGGTTGGACGATACTTTTGCCGGTTTCGGGAGCGGGACCGTGGTGTTGATTGCGGCGCTGTTCGTGGTGGCGGAGGCCATTGATGCCGCAGGCGTTACTACGTGGTTGGGAAGCCTGCTCATCAGGTTTTCGGGGACGAGCCGGACCCGGCTGATGGTGTTGATGATGGTTCTTACGGCCCTATTAACGGCACTCATCAGTGTCAATGGGGCAGTTGCCGCGCTGCTTCCCATGGTGGTTGTGCTGGCGGTTCGCCTGGGCAGGCGGCCTTCCGAGCTGTTGATGCCCATGGCCTTTGCCGCTCACGCGGGTTCATTGCTGATCCTGACCGGTTCACCGGTGAACATCCTCATTCTCAATGCGGCGCTGGACACTACCGGAACGGGGATCGGGTTCTTCGAGTTCGGGCTGGTGGGGCTTCCGCTGTTGTTGGGAACCATCGGTTTGACCCTTTGGCTGGGGCCACGGCTTTTGCCCACCAGGACCCCTGAGGCACTCCCAAAGGATCTGGGTTCCCATGGTGAGACGCTCATGAACCATTATCTGGATGGCGATGGGTTGAGCCGGCTCAGCATCCCCGCCGGTTCGGCGTTGGTGGGCCAGCCGGTTGCGTGTCTTCAGGACGAGCACGACGGCGGTCATCTCCACCTCATCAGCGTTCAGGACCCGGCCGGCAAGCCGTCCGGGAGCGATGTGTTCGAAGGAGGCGATGAGATTGTGGTGCGAGGGGGACAGCAAACCATCAACGCCCTTGCCGCCCGGTATGGCCTGAAACAAGACGACGACGCGACGTGCGGGCTCATCAGCAGCAGCTACGGAGTAGCCGAGGTGGTGGTCGCACCCCGTTCGAATCTCGTTGGCACGGAGGCTTACCCCGGCATGGTCACCGAAAGCGGCGACCTGGTGGTGCTGGCCCACCATCATCCGGGCGAGCCGGAATCGTCGGGACGCACTCTCATCACCGCCGGAGACAGGCTGCTTCTGCAGGGAACCTGGTCTGCCTTGGACCAGCACACAGTGGATCACAACGTCTTGCTGGTGGACTCGCCGGATACCATCCGTAGGCAGACCGTCCCGTTGGGGCCCCGCGCCACACCGGCGCTGATCGTCGTCGGCGTCATGGTTGTCCTGTTGGCCACCAATCTCGTCCCTGCGCCGGTCGCCGCGCTCCTGGCCGCGCTGGCCATGGTGGTACTCCGCGTGGTGACCGTTCAGCAGGCCCACCGTTCCATGGCGTGGACCACGCTCATCCTGGTGGCGGGAATGATCCCGTTGTCCACGGCGATCACCTCGACGGGCACTGCGGAGATCCTGGCTGAAGGCATGGTGTCCGTAGTGGGAGATGGCGGCCCGTTGTTGTTGCTGGTGGGACTGTTCGTGGTCACCGCCGTCCTGGGGCAGTTGATCAGCAACACGGCCACGGCGCTGATCATCATCCCCATTGCCCTGTCCGTGGCGCAGGAGTCCTCCATCAACCCCTACGCAGTGCTGATGTGTG